The genomic window AGGCGCGGTTGGCGCAGGCGCCGCTCGAAGGAAGCCCGGGCGCATGCCGCGGCACGCCCGGCTTGCTGCTTACTGGGCCGACTTGCTGCGGGCGTCGCGTATGCCGCTGCGCACTTCCTGCAGGCTCGCGAGAAAGGCCCAGAACTGCTTGGCGCGGGTCTTGAGGTGGTAGTCGACTGCCGCGTAGTGCTCGAGTGCGATTTCGCTCATGCGGCTGTCGAAGGTGGCGCTCGGCAGCTGCAGATGCGCCTCGGACTCCGAGCCGCTGCGCACCACGGTGGCGCCGGCGTTGCGGGCGATCTTCAGCATGGCGGCGTTTTCGCTCAGCGCATGAATAAAAAGCATGCCCACGCCTTCGTTGCGTGCGACCACCACTGCGCGCTCGAACAGGCGGGCGCCGTAGCCCCGGCCGCGCGCATGCGCTGCCACGGACACGCCGAACTCGGCGCAGTCGCTGTGCTGGTCGTCCGGCGCGAACGCTAGGTGCGCCATGGCGATCAGGTCGAGGCGGCGGTTGTAGATGCCGAAGAGCTCGTCGCGGTCGAAGTCGAGACCATCGACATAGCGCTGCACCTGCTCGTCCGACGCGGCATAGCCGAAGCGCAGGTAGCGGTCATGGGGGGTCAAGGCCAGCAGGTGGCGCGCGATGCGGTCGCGTTCGCGCGGGCCGATCGAGCGGATCGGCACCATGACGGGCTGGGGCGCGGAGGTCGCGCGCGGTTGCGCCTCAACCATCGGCGCCTTCAGGAAAGAGCCGAGGCCGAGAGACGCTTGAATAAGGGTCTTGGCGGTGAGCATGGTTCAAATATAAGGGTTTCCCCTTAATCAACAAGTCCGAACGGGTACTTCCGCTTGTCATTTGTGAACCAATACCAAAAGCGCGTGTGATTCGAGCAACGAATTCGTTGCTAAACCGGTACAGCCGTTGTGGCCTTGACACGGTCGAGGACGAAGCTGGTCTTGCAGTCTTCAACGCTCGGGTGCTTGAGCAGGGTGTCCATGATGAAGCGGCTGTAGTGGCCCATGTCGGCGACCACCACGCGCAGCAGGTAGTCCATTTCACCGGTGAGCGCCGCGCATTCGACCACCTCGGGCCAGGTCTGCACGCTGGCGCGGAACAGGTCCATGGGGTTGCGCTTGTGGCTCTCGGTGTGCTTTTCTAGGCGCACATTGAGGTACGCGGTAAGGCCCAGGCCGATGACTTCGGGGCGAACAAGAGCGACGTAGCGGTCGATGACGCCGCTTTCCTCCAGCCGCTTGACCCGCCTGAGCACTGCACTCGGCGAAAGGCTGACCTGCTCTGCGATCTGGTCGTAGGTGGCACGCCCGTCTGCTTGCAGCGTGCGCAATATGAGCCGATCAATCTTGTCGAGTGCTTCCATATTGCTATTTTTGCAGTTTTTCTGCGTCTTTGCTATCTATGGCGCCCAACAACGCTGAAAACATGAGCGGCATCCGCCCTACATTGCAGCAAAGGCCGCTTAGGTGCGCTTTTTCTCAATTTCTCTGCTTTTTATCTTTCGAACCCCCACCTCTGGAGACCCCTATGAGCCACACCGACGCCCCTGCCTTCACGCCCTGGGAGAACCCGATGGGAACCGACGGCTTCGAATTCATCGAGTACGCGGCGCCGGATCCGGTGGCGATGGGCCAGGTGTTCGAGCGCATGGGCTTTACGGCAGTGGCCAGGCACCGCCACAAGAACGTGCTGCTGTACCGCCAGGGCACGATCAACTTCATCGTGAATGCCGAGCCTGATTCTTTTGCGCAGCGCTTTGCACGCGAGCACGGCCCGAGCGTCTGCGCCATTGCTTTCCGTGTGCAGGATGCCAAGCAGGCCTACGAGCGTGCGATTTCTCTCGGTGCCTGGGGCTTTGCCGACAAGGCCGGCCCGGGCGAGCTGAATATTCCCGCCATCAAAGGCATCGGCGACAGCCTCATCTACCTGGTCGACCGCTGGCCCGGCAAGAACGGCGCGAAGCCGGGCGACATCGGCAACATCGGCTTCTATGACGTCGACTTCGAGCCGCTGCCGGGCGTGGCCTCTCAAGATGCCTTGGCGCCCAAGGGCAACGGGCTTACCTACATCGACCACCTCACGCACAACGTGTATCGCGGCCGGATGAATGTGTGGGCCGGCTTCTACGAGAAGCTCTTCAACTTCCGCGAGATCAAGTACTTCGACATCGAAGGCCAGGTGACGGGCGTGAAGAGCAAGGCCATGACCAGCCCCTGCGGCAAGATCCGCATTCCGATCAACGAAGAGGGCAAGGAGCAGGCGGGCCAGATCCAGGAGTACCTGGACATGTACCGCGGCGAAGGCATCCAGCACATCGCGATGGGCTCGGACAACCTGTATGAAACAGTCGACGCGCTGCGCGCCAAGGGCGTGACGCTGCTCGACACCATCGACACGTACTACGAGCTGGTCGACAAGCGCATTCCGGGGCACGGCGAAAGCGTGGCCGAGCTGCAGAAGCGCAAGATCCTGATCGACGGCAAGAAAGACGCTTTGCTGCTGCAGATCTTCAGCGAGAACCAGCTCGGCCCGATTTTCTTCGAGTTCATCCAGCGCAAGGGCGACGATGGCTTCGGCAACGGCAACTTCAAGGCGCTGTTCGAAAGCATCGAGCTCGACCAGATGCGCCGGGGCGTGTTGGCAGGCCCAAAATAAGCGCTTCTTTCACCGCCCAGGAGCCTCCATGCGCAGCACGTTTTCGATCGGCCTGACCCTCATCGCGGCCGCCGCCGTTCTTTCCGGTTGCGCAATGGCACCGGCCAGTGCCCCGGCCGTATCGCACCTGGACACGGTGCAAAAGGCCGCCGTGCTGCGCATCTGCACGCCGGGTGACTACAGGCCGTTCAGCTTTCACAAGACGGACGGCACGTTCGAAGGCATCGATGTCGACTTGATGGCGGGCTTCAGCACCAGCCTGGGCGCCAAGCCCGAGTGGGTGAAAACCACGTGGGCCAACCTGCTGCCCGACCTCACGGCCGGCAAGTGCGACATCGCGGTTGGCGGCGTTTCGGTGACCACCGACCGGCAGAAGCGCGCGTTCTTCAGCGCTCCCTACATGGTGAACGGCAAGGCGCCCATCGCACGCTGCGCCGACGTTGCCAAGTACCAGAGCGTGGCCGACATCGACAAACCCTCCACCCGCGTCATCTTCAATCCGGGCGGCAGCAACGAGCGCTTCGCACGCGCCAACTTCAAGCAGGCCAAGCTCACGCTGCACGGCGAGAACGTGACGATCTTCGACGAGATCCTTGCCAACCGCGCCGATGTCTTCGTGACCGAGTCTGCGGAAGCCATCACGCAGCAGAAGCTCAAGCCCGGACTCTGCGCCATCAACCCCGAAAAGCCGCTGCAGTACGGCGAAATGGCCTGGATGCTGCCGCGCGACGACGTGGCCTTCAAGGCCTATGTAGACCAGTGGCTGCACCTGCAGCAAGCCGGCGGCGACTTCCAGCGCGTGATGAACCGCTGGCTCAAATAACCCGAGAGCAATTTCCCATGGACACCCCTGCCGCCGCCACTGCTGCCGCCGTCAAACCTGCTGTTTACGGCGCTTCGGATCGCCCGCCGCGCGGCGACTACTCGCGCGGCGGCGCGGTGCATGCCGACTACACCTGTCCGCAGGACTGGGCCAGCTACACGCCGGCCGACCACGACACCTACAAGCGGCTCTACGAGCGGCAGGCGGCCCAGTTGCCCGGGCTGGCTTGCGATGCTTTCATCAAGGCCCTGCCTTCGCTGGGCGTGAAGGACCACATTCCGCGCTTCGAGGAAATCAACGAGCGGCTGCATCGCGCCACCGGCTGGGAGATCGTGGCGGTGCCAGGGCTGATACCCGAGCTGCCGTTCTTCACCTTGCTGGCAAACCGCCAGTTTCCGGTGACCGACTGGATCCGCAAGCCCGAGGAGTTCAACTACATCGTCGAGCCCGATGTGTTCCATGATCTGTTCGGCCATGTGCCGATGCTGTTCGACCCGACCTTTGCGGACTACGTGCAGCGCTATGGCGAGGGCGGAATCAAGGCGCACGAACTGGGTGCCGGGGAAAAGCTGGCCAGGTTGTACTGGTACACGGTGGAGTTCGGCCTCATTCGCCAGCCGGACGGCCTGCGCGCATACGGTGCCGGCATCTTGAGTTCGGTGGGCGAGCTGCAGCATGCGGTGCGCAGCCACGAGCCGCACCGGCTGCCGCTGGATCTGCTGCGCACCATGCGCACGCGCTACAAGATCGACACGTACCAAGCCAACTATTTCGTGATCGAGAGCTTCGCGCAGCTGTTCGAACTCACGGCACCCGATTTCACGCCGCTTTACCGGGCGCTTGAGGTCGAGCCCGACATTCCGGCCGGGGTGCTGCTGCCGGGCGAAACCGGCAAGTCCTGAGAACGCTCGTTCGGGAGGCGCCACCACGCCCATCCAGGAGCGATGTTGTTCGCGTGGCTATCGCGCGCGCGACAGTGCTTCCCGTCCCCCTAGGACAAGCCCGCTAGTGGTCGGGCGCATCTGGCTCCCACAATCCGCGCAAAGGAGCTTGCATGCAGACATCCGCGCGACAGAACTATCCGGCCGACGTGCCGCACGAGATCAACCCGGAGCAGTACCGGTCTCTGACCCACATGTTCGACGAGGCTTTCGGCCGCTACGCCGATCGGCCGTTCTCCGTCTGCATGGAGCGCTGGATGTCGTACGGAGAGCTCGACACGCTTTCCAAGGCGCTGGGCGCCTGGCTTCAATCGCTCGGTCTCGAGCCGGGTGCGCGGGTGGCCATCATGCTGCCCAATGTGCCGCAATTTGCCGTCACGATGTGCGGCGTGCTCCGGGCGGGCTATACCTGTGTGAATGTCAATCCGCTCTACACGGCACGCGAGCTCGAGCATCAGCTCAAGGACTCCGGGGCCACGGCCATCGTCATCCTCGAGAACTTCGCCTCCACGCTCGAGCAGGTGATCGAGCGGACGCCCGTCAAGCACGTCGTCGTCACTTCCATGGGTGACTTGCTGGGCGGCCTCTATGGCGCATGGATCACCATCGCGGTTCGCCACCTGGCCAAGATGGTCCCGCCCTACAAGCTGCCGCTGAGCGGCGGCCGCACGGTCACGGAGTTTTCCAAGGCCATTGCCGAAGGGCGCGGCCGGCCCCTCGGGCCAGACCAGAGCACGCTCGACTCGATCGCATTCCTGCAATACACCGGCGGCACGACGGGTCTGTCGAAGGGCGCGGTGCTGACCCACCGCAACATCGTTGCGGCCACCCTGCAGGCGGAGGCGTGGTTCACGCCTGCGCTGTCCCGGGCTGGCGACCTGTCGAAGGTCAACAGCATCGCGGCCTTGCCGCTGTATCACATCTTCGCGCTGACGCTGTGCCTGCTGGTCATCCGCCAGGGCTCGCACATGACGCTGATTCCCAATCCGCGCGACTTCGACAAGTTCATCGCGGTGCTCAAGAAGCGTCCGTTCCACATGCTGCCGGCGGTGAACACGCTGTTCAATGCGCTGCTGATGCATCCGCAGTTCAAGTCGATCGACTTCTCGACGTTGTTCGTGTCGCAGGCCGGCGGCATGGCCGCCTCGGAAGGCACGGCACAGCGATGGTTCGAAGCCACCGGCTGCCCGATGATCGAAGGTTGGGGCATGAGCGAGACCTGTGCGATCGGTACGAACAATCCGGTGTCGAACACGAAGTTCACGGGCACCATCGGCTTGCCGCTGCCGAGCATAGAGATTGCCATCAAGGACGATGAGGGCAACTCCCTGCCCGTTGGCACGGCAGGCGAGCTTTGCATCAAGGGCCCGAACGTGATGACCGGCTACTACAACCAGCCGGCAGAAACCGCGGCAGCCTTTACCGCTGACGGGTTCATGCGCACCGGCGACGTCGCCGTCATGCAGGAAGACGGCTACAGCCGCATCGTCGACCGCAAGAAGGACATGATCCTGGTCAGCGGCTTCAATGTCTTCCCGAACGAGCTCGAGAACGTGATCTCGCTGTGCCCAGGCGTTGTCGAATGCGCCGCCGTGGGCGTGCCGGACGAAAAACAGGGCGAGGCGATCAAGGTGTTCGTCGTGCGCAGGGATCCGACGCTGACGGAAGAGGCGGTGCTCCAGTACTGCAACGGCCAGCTCACCGGCTATAAACGTCCCAAGCACATCGAGTTCCGCGAAACCCTGCCGAAGACCAATGTCGGGAAGATCCTGCGTCGTGAGCTTCGAACCAGCGCGAGCGTCTGAGTGAGCGGGCGCGCCGCAGCTGGGCTGCCGGCGAACCTCGTCGTCTTCGAGCGCGGCTGGCTTTCATCGAACAACATTCTGTTTGTCGGGGCCGACGAGACCGCGCTTGTCGATACCGGGTATGCCACGCATGCCGATCAAACCTTGGCGCTTGTCGAATCGGCGCTGGGGACGCGGCCACTCGACCGGATCCTGAATACCCATCTGCATAGCGACCACTGCGGCGGCAACGCGGCGCTGCAGCGGCGCTATCCGAAGGTGCAAACGGACATTCCGCCGGGGGAAGCGAGCCTGGTTGGACGCTGGGACGAAAGCGGATTGAGTTTTCTTGCGACAGGACAGACGTGCCCACGGTTCGGATTCACCGGCCTGCTGCGACCTGAGACGGAATGCGAGCTCGGGGATAGGGCCTGGCAGGTGTACAGCGCGCCTGGCCATGATCCGCATTCGATCATCTTGTTCGAGCCCGTCTCGCGAACACTGATCTCGGCAGATGCTCTGTGGGAGAACGGCTTTGGTGTGGCCTTTCCCGAGCTAGCAGGTGAGCCGTCGTTCGGAGTTATCGCTGCGACGCTGGATCGCATCGAAGCGTTAGCGCCACTTCAGGTGATCCCGGGCCATGGACGCGTCTTCACGGACGTCCGCAGTTCGCTGGCTACAGCACGCCGCCGGCTTGACGGGCTTCAGCGGGACCCGGTGAAGCATGCACGGCATGCCATAAAAGTGCTGATGAAGTTCAAGCTGCTCGAGGTGCAGTCGATCGCGCTGGACGAATGGGCCGACTGGCTTCGGGGCACGTCGTATTTCAGTGTTGTCCGCGAGCGCTTCTTCGCGGACACGGAGTTGGATCAATTGGCCGGAGATATCTTGGCGGAATTGATCGCCGCCGGTGCGGCCGAGATGGATTCGGCATCCATTCGCAATATTTGACGCTTGCCACTCGGCAATAACAAAAAAGCGCACCACCTGAGATGACGCGCTTTTTATTAAATCCAAAAGGAAAAAGCCCAACACGCTGTGTTGGGCTTTTCCTGGCTGTAAGAGCCTGACGATGACCTACTTTCACACGGGAACCCGCACTATCATCGGCGCTGACGCGTTTCACTGTCCTGTTCGGGATGGGAAGGAGTGGTACCACGTCGCTATGGTCATCAGGCATAACTTGTTGTCTGGTTGATCACGTGATCAATCAAACGAATTCATAGAGTTTGGAATCAGCACGCAATGACTGCGCTGCTTGAATGTATTTTGAATGCGTCAACTTGGCATAACACCTTGATCTGATCGATCAAAGTTATAGGGTCAAGCCGCACGAGCAATTAGTATCAGTTAGCTTAACGCATTACTGCGCTTCCACACCTGACCTATCAACGTCCTGGTCTTGAACGACTCTTTAGGGGGCTCAAGGCCCCGGCAGATCTCATCTTGAAACGAGTTTCCCGCTTAGATGCTTTCAGCGGTTATCTCTTCCACACTTAGCTACTCGGCAATGCCACTGGCGTGACAACCGATACACCAGAGGTGTGTCCACTCCGGTCCTCTCGTACTAGGAGCAGGCTTCCTCAAATCTGCAGCGCCCACGGAAGATAGGGACCAAACTGTCTCACGACGTTTTAAACCCAGCTCACGTACCTCTTTAAATGGCGAACAGCCATACCCTTGGGACCGGCTACAGCCCCAGGATGAGATGAGCCGACATCGAGGTGCCAAACACCGCCGTCGATATGAACTCTTGGGCGGTATCAGCCTGTTATCCCCAGAGTACCTTTTATCCGTTGAGCGATGGCCCTTCCATACAGAACCACCGGATCACTATGTCCTGCTTTCGCATCTGCTCGACTTGTCAGTC from Variovorax paradoxus includes these protein-coding regions:
- a CDS encoding GNAT family N-acetyltransferase, with translation MLTAKTLIQASLGLGSFLKAPMVEAQPRATSAPQPVMVPIRSIGPRERDRIARHLLALTPHDRYLRFGYAASDEQVQRYVDGLDFDRDELFGIYNRRLDLIAMAHLAFAPDDQHSDCAEFGVSVAAHARGRGYGARLFERAVVVARNEGVGMLFIHALSENAAMLKIARNAGATVVRSGSESEAHLQLPSATFDSRMSEIALEHYAAVDYHLKTRAKQFWAFLASLQEVRSGIRDARSKSAQ
- a CDS encoding Lrp/AsnC family transcriptional regulator, whose amino-acid sequence is MEALDKIDRLILRTLQADGRATYDQIAEQVSLSPSAVLRRVKRLEESGVIDRYVALVRPEVIGLGLTAYLNVRLEKHTESHKRNPMDLFRASVQTWPEVVECAALTGEMDYLLRVVVADMGHYSRFIMDTLLKHPSVEDCKTSFVLDRVKATTAVPV
- the hppD gene encoding 4-hydroxyphenylpyruvate dioxygenase, which gives rise to MSHTDAPAFTPWENPMGTDGFEFIEYAAPDPVAMGQVFERMGFTAVARHRHKNVLLYRQGTINFIVNAEPDSFAQRFAREHGPSVCAIAFRVQDAKQAYERAISLGAWGFADKAGPGELNIPAIKGIGDSLIYLVDRWPGKNGAKPGDIGNIGFYDVDFEPLPGVASQDALAPKGNGLTYIDHLTHNVYRGRMNVWAGFYEKLFNFREIKYFDIEGQVTGVKSKAMTSPCGKIRIPINEEGKEQAGQIQEYLDMYRGEGIQHIAMGSDNLYETVDALRAKGVTLLDTIDTYYELVDKRIPGHGESVAELQKRKILIDGKKDALLLQIFSENQLGPIFFEFIQRKGDDGFGNGNFKALFESIELDQMRRGVLAGPK
- a CDS encoding transporter substrate-binding domain-containing protein — protein: MRSTFSIGLTLIAAAAVLSGCAMAPASAPAVSHLDTVQKAAVLRICTPGDYRPFSFHKTDGTFEGIDVDLMAGFSTSLGAKPEWVKTTWANLLPDLTAGKCDIAVGGVSVTTDRQKRAFFSAPYMVNGKAPIARCADVAKYQSVADIDKPSTRVIFNPGGSNERFARANFKQAKLTLHGENVTIFDEILANRADVFVTESAEAITQQKLKPGLCAINPEKPLQYGEMAWMLPRDDVAFKAYVDQWLHLQQAGGDFQRVMNRWLK
- the phhA gene encoding phenylalanine 4-monooxygenase is translated as MDTPAAATAAAVKPAVYGASDRPPRGDYSRGGAVHADYTCPQDWASYTPADHDTYKRLYERQAAQLPGLACDAFIKALPSLGVKDHIPRFEEINERLHRATGWEIVAVPGLIPELPFFTLLANRQFPVTDWIRKPEEFNYIVEPDVFHDLFGHVPMLFDPTFADYVQRYGEGGIKAHELGAGEKLARLYWYTVEFGLIRQPDGLRAYGAGILSSVGELQHAVRSHEPHRLPLDLLRTMRTRYKIDTYQANYFVIESFAQLFELTAPDFTPLYRALEVEPDIPAGVLLPGETGKS
- a CDS encoding AMP-binding protein; the protein is MQTSARQNYPADVPHEINPEQYRSLTHMFDEAFGRYADRPFSVCMERWMSYGELDTLSKALGAWLQSLGLEPGARVAIMLPNVPQFAVTMCGVLRAGYTCVNVNPLYTARELEHQLKDSGATAIVILENFASTLEQVIERTPVKHVVVTSMGDLLGGLYGAWITIAVRHLAKMVPPYKLPLSGGRTVTEFSKAIAEGRGRPLGPDQSTLDSIAFLQYTGGTTGLSKGAVLTHRNIVAATLQAEAWFTPALSRAGDLSKVNSIAALPLYHIFALTLCLLVIRQGSHMTLIPNPRDFDKFIAVLKKRPFHMLPAVNTLFNALLMHPQFKSIDFSTLFVSQAGGMAASEGTAQRWFEATGCPMIEGWGMSETCAIGTNNPVSNTKFTGTIGLPLPSIEIAIKDDEGNSLPVGTAGELCIKGPNVMTGYYNQPAETAAAFTADGFMRTGDVAVMQEDGYSRIVDRKKDMILVSGFNVFPNELENVISLCPGVVECAAVGVPDEKQGEAIKVFVVRRDPTLTEEAVLQYCNGQLTGYKRPKHIEFRETLPKTNVGKILRRELRTSASV
- a CDS encoding MBL fold metallo-hydrolase, which translates into the protein MSGRAAAGLPANLVVFERGWLSSNNILFVGADETALVDTGYATHADQTLALVESALGTRPLDRILNTHLHSDHCGGNAALQRRYPKVQTDIPPGEASLVGRWDESGLSFLATGQTCPRFGFTGLLRPETECELGDRAWQVYSAPGHDPHSIILFEPVSRTLISADALWENGFGVAFPELAGEPSFGVIAATLDRIEALAPLQVIPGHGRVFTDVRSSLATARRRLDGLQRDPVKHARHAIKVLMKFKLLEVQSIALDEWADWLRGTSYFSVVRERFFADTELDQLAGDILAELIAAGAAEMDSASIRNI